A genomic stretch from Arachis stenosperma cultivar V10309 chromosome 3, arast.V10309.gnm1.PFL2, whole genome shotgun sequence includes:
- the LOC130967506 gene encoding auxin-induced protein 15A-like, whose amino-acid sequence MGFRLPGIRKATQAAPKGGEIPKGYLAVYVGEKMKRFIVPVSYLNQPSFQDLLSKAEEEFGYVHLMGGLTIPCTEDLFCSIISIQA is encoded by the coding sequence atGGGATTTCGCTTACCTGGTATTAGAAAAGCTACACAAGCAGCTCCAAAGGGTGGAGAAATTCCAAAGGGGTATCTTGCAGTGTATGTAGGAGAAAAGATGAAGAGGTTTATAGTTCCGGTATCATACTTGAACCAACCATCATTTCAAGACTTGCTGAGTAAAGCAGAAGAAGAATTTGGTTATGTTCATCTAATGGGTGGCCTCACAATTCCTTGCACAGAAGATTTGTTCTGCAGCATCATATCAATTCAGGCTTGA